The Corynebacterium pseudopelargi genome contains a region encoding:
- a CDS encoding SDR family oxidoreductase, translating into MTTKILITGASGFIGGHTAANLNQLAPKAQISRLSRSPREEPGWIYGDFAKPETLQAAFQGQDVVFLVSTTERADRLELHQHAVDAARLAGVQHIVYLSFYGAAPDATFAHARLHYATEEYIKRSGLHYTFLQDNFYTEATAAFIVDGAIRGPAGDGKAAFVSREDVARSAAAVLAQPEQHRDRAYQLTGPAAISMEEVATIASHFLGSPVRYINETLEQARESRASYNAPEWEVDAWISTYTAIANGELDGVTNHVEKLTGHPPMSVVQWWQQHSE; encoded by the coding sequence ATGACAACGAAGATCCTAATCACCGGCGCCAGCGGTTTTATTGGCGGCCACACCGCAGCGAACTTAAACCAACTTGCCCCCAAAGCTCAGATCAGCCGCCTATCGCGCAGCCCACGAGAAGAACCGGGCTGGATATACGGGGATTTTGCAAAACCCGAAACGCTCCAGGCAGCCTTTCAAGGCCAAGACGTGGTCTTTTTAGTCTCCACCACAGAACGCGCTGATCGCCTAGAACTGCACCAACACGCAGTAGACGCCGCACGCCTGGCAGGCGTGCAACACATTGTCTACCTCTCCTTTTATGGCGCCGCGCCCGATGCCACCTTCGCACATGCCCGGCTGCACTACGCCACCGAGGAGTACATCAAACGCTCCGGTTTGCACTACACCTTCCTCCAAGACAACTTCTATACCGAGGCCACAGCCGCATTCATTGTTGATGGCGCCATCCGTGGCCCGGCGGGCGATGGCAAGGCGGCCTTTGTCAGCCGCGAAGATGTAGCACGCAGCGCCGCGGCGGTATTAGCGCAGCCTGAACAACACCGCGATCGGGCCTATCAACTCACCGGACCTGCAGCCATCAGCATGGAAGAAGTGGCCACCATCGCCAGCCATTTCCTTGGCTCGCCGGTGCGATACATCAACGAAACACTCGAGCAAGCCCGCGAATCCAGAGCTTCGTATAACGCCCCGGAATGGGAGGTAGATGCCTGGATCTCCACCTACACCGCCATTGCCAATGGTGAGCTCGATGGGGTAACCAATCACGTGGAAAAGCTCACCGGACATCCGCCAATGAGCGTGGTGCAGTGGTGGCAACAGCACAGCGAGTAG
- a CDS encoding mechanosensitive ion channel family protein produces the protein MSFTLAADNPADQVQQAVQSLTWHDLGIGLVIIAVGALIAWIVKLIVNQALLKIAHRTKASARAFSSITQWVVIALAVAAAITYVFPSVKPVNLIGGLGVVSIAAGIAFQTVLGNTFAGLVILMRETPLVGDQIQIGDVAGTITDINLSTTTVRTFSGRQVLIPNGTLHTSIVTVQTRHEWVRTNFDVKIRHAEDFQKAREVAVKALEKVDAILESPAPVAVLRQVADGMATMEVRFWSGSRQMDTVAALDAAIVAVTSDLRKAGIEFGPDNTVMFAGGE, from the coding sequence ATGTCTTTTACGCTCGCCGCTGATAATCCCGCCGACCAGGTACAACAGGCCGTCCAATCGCTTACTTGGCACGATCTCGGCATTGGCTTAGTCATTATTGCCGTTGGCGCACTGATCGCCTGGATAGTCAAGCTGATTGTGAACCAGGCGCTGCTCAAGATTGCCCACCGAACCAAGGCCTCTGCCCGGGCGTTTTCCTCGATTACGCAGTGGGTGGTGATTGCACTGGCCGTCGCGGCAGCGATTACCTACGTCTTTCCTTCAGTCAAGCCCGTCAACCTTATCGGTGGGCTGGGCGTTGTCTCTATTGCAGCCGGTATCGCCTTCCAAACGGTGCTTGGCAATACCTTCGCAGGCCTGGTCATTTTGATGCGAGAAACTCCCCTGGTGGGCGACCAAATCCAAATTGGTGATGTTGCAGGCACCATCACCGATATCAACCTATCCACCACCACGGTGCGCACCTTCTCCGGCCGGCAGGTCTTGATTCCCAATGGCACGCTGCATACCTCCATCGTCACGGTGCAAACGCGCCATGAATGGGTGCGCACCAATTTCGACGTCAAGATCCGCCATGCCGAGGACTTCCAAAAGGCTCGTGAAGTAGCCGTTAAGGCATTAGAAAAGGTCGATGCCATCCTCGAATCCCCAGCACCGGTGGCTGTGTTGCGCCAGGTAGCCGATGGTATGGCCACGATGGAGGTCCGCTTCTGGTCTGGTTCACGCCAGATGGATACCGTAGCAGCGCTCGACGCGGCCATCGTTGCTGTAACCAGCGATCTGCGTAAAGCCGGTATTGAGTTTGGCCCAGATAATACGGTGATGTTCGCCGGTGGTGAGTAG
- a CDS encoding PhoX family protein, whose amino-acid sequence MGIKGLNLLSSFASSRSAKTCEYKCGNACLGEPTNQSNNQYFGAIVSRRGILKGSGVAVASLAGAQVLAACGSEGSSAASSTAQAAASSEAKNIALPQGMNFPVVEPNKKDEVVVPEGYDKNVLIAWGDPMFEGVPEFDINNQTAANAERQFGFNNDFAGLMDHPSDDNRMVYVCSHEYTTEPHMFPGYDVENPTDEQINIGLANHGQSVLEVSKVGDKGELKREFGPLNRRITATTPMKIQGVLAGTEYVKTKDDPQGTTVLGTIANCSGGMTPWGTYLSGEENFEPYFANYQDVKDEQAKKYCERLGSEEGPTLRQWERLHERFDLSKQPNEINRFGYLVEIDPLDPNSVPVKHTSAGRFKHESGNIYVTSDGTVVCYTGDDARFEYIYKFVSSRKIKEGDTAHNMGILDYGTLYVGKLDGNSPEKEIDGSGELPSDGLFDGQGTWVPLLTVDEDGAKSHIDGMSPEEVAVYTRFAADEAGATKMDRPEDFEANKHSGKVYVALTNNSYRGATGKDAKKNKEDAKEWAPITENKNGLVMELDDDHAGEKFKWNILLVCGDPEAAYSYFGGFDKSKVSPISCPDNLAFDDHGNLWISSDGNALGSNDGLYAVGLEGENRGNTRCFLTVPTGAETCGPIVTKDRVLVNVQHPGETDEATVENPASHWPDGGKTPPRPGVAVVWNPKGKIGEGN is encoded by the coding sequence ATGGGGATCAAGGGCTTGAATCTACTCAGCTCATTTGCATCGAGCCGATCGGCAAAAACCTGCGAATATAAGTGCGGTAACGCCTGCCTGGGCGAACCCACCAATCAATCGAATAACCAGTACTTTGGCGCAATCGTCTCCCGCCGCGGGATCCTCAAGGGCTCCGGCGTGGCGGTGGCCTCACTCGCAGGCGCCCAGGTACTCGCAGCCTGCGGCAGTGAAGGAAGCAGCGCGGCAAGCAGCACCGCACAAGCCGCAGCCAGCAGCGAGGCCAAGAACATCGCATTGCCTCAGGGCATGAACTTCCCCGTGGTTGAGCCCAATAAAAAAGACGAGGTTGTTGTACCCGAAGGCTACGACAAGAACGTGCTGATCGCCTGGGGTGATCCGATGTTCGAGGGCGTGCCGGAATTCGACATCAACAACCAAACCGCAGCCAATGCCGAGCGCCAATTCGGCTTTAATAATGACTTCGCCGGGCTGATGGATCACCCCAGCGACGACAACCGCATGGTGTATGTGTGCTCCCACGAATACACCACCGAGCCGCACATGTTCCCTGGCTACGACGTGGAAAATCCCACCGATGAGCAAATCAATATCGGCCTGGCCAATCACGGCCAAAGCGTGCTCGAAGTATCCAAGGTTGGCGATAAAGGCGAGCTCAAGCGTGAATTTGGCCCCTTAAATCGCCGCATTACCGCCACCACCCCCATGAAGATCCAGGGTGTGCTCGCCGGCACCGAGTATGTAAAAACCAAAGATGACCCCCAGGGCACCACGGTGCTTGGCACCATTGCTAACTGCTCCGGCGGCATGACTCCTTGGGGCACCTACCTTTCCGGTGAGGAAAACTTCGAGCCTTACTTCGCCAACTACCAAGACGTCAAAGATGAGCAGGCCAAGAAGTACTGTGAGCGCCTCGGCTCCGAGGAAGGCCCAACGCTGCGCCAGTGGGAACGCCTGCATGAACGCTTTGACCTGTCCAAGCAACCCAATGAGATCAACCGCTTTGGCTACTTAGTAGAAATCGATCCGCTTGATCCCAACTCTGTGCCCGTCAAGCACACCTCCGCCGGCCGCTTCAAGCACGAGTCAGGCAATATTTATGTCACCTCCGATGGCACCGTCGTGTGCTACACCGGCGATGACGCCCGCTTCGAATACATCTATAAGTTCGTTTCTTCCCGCAAGATCAAAGAGGGCGATACCGCCCACAACATGGGCATTCTCGACTACGGCACCTTGTACGTGGGCAAGCTGGACGGCAACTCCCCCGAAAAAGAAATCGACGGCTCCGGTGAGCTACCCAGCGATGGGCTTTTCGACGGCCAAGGCACCTGGGTACCACTGCTGACGGTGGATGAGGATGGGGCGAAATCCCATATCGATGGCATGAGCCCAGAAGAAGTTGCCGTGTACACCCGCTTCGCAGCCGATGAGGCAGGGGCCACCAAGATGGACCGCCCAGAAGACTTTGAGGCAAATAAGCACAGCGGCAAGGTGTACGTTGCACTGACCAACAACTCTTACCGCGGCGCCACGGGCAAGGACGCGAAGAAGAATAAAGAAGACGCCAAAGAATGGGCGCCGATCACCGAGAACAAGAATGGCCTCGTCATGGAGCTTGACGACGATCACGCCGGCGAGAAGTTCAAGTGGAATATCTTGCTCGTCTGCGGAGATCCCGAGGCTGCCTATAGCTACTTCGGCGGCTTTGATAAATCCAAGGTATCCCCGATCTCCTGCCCGGATAACCTCGCTTTTGATGATCACGGCAACTTGTGGATCTCCTCCGATGGCAACGCACTCGGCTCCAATGATGGCCTCTATGCCGTCGGCCTCGAAGGTGAAAACCGCGGCAATACCCGTTGCTTCCTCACCGTGCCCACAGGAGCAGAAACCTGCGGGCCCATCGTGACCAAAGACCGAGTGCTGGTCAACGTGCAGCACCCCGGCGAAACCGATGAGGCCACCGTGGAAAACCCCGCCTCTCACTGGCCAGATGGAGGCAAGACCCCTCCACGCCCAGGTGTAGCGGTGGTGTGGAACCCCAAGGGCAAGATCGGCGAAGGCAACTAG